In Bdellovibrionales bacterium, the following proteins share a genomic window:
- a CDS encoding nucleotidyltransferase substrate binding protein, translated as MNLTPPELSLAPLKNAISSLKRSLEQPKDEYTRDSSIQRFEYTFELSWKTLKRYFSWNQSLDESNIRNLFREAGKQSLIQSVEQWFGFHRSRNKTSHIYSEKVAEEVYETAKEFLPEVEFLQSQLEKVLKS; from the coding sequence GTGAACCTTACTCCGCCAGAACTTTCATTAGCACCTCTCAAGAACGCTATCTCTTCTTTAAAACGCTCTTTGGAGCAGCCAAAAGATGAGTATACGAGGGATTCTTCAATACAAAGATTTGAATACACCTTTGAGCTCTCTTGGAAAACTCTTAAAAGGTACTTCTCTTGGAACCAAAGCCTTGATGAATCGAATATTAGAAATCTCTTTAGAGAAGCCGGAAAGCAAAGCTTGATTCAATCGGTGGAACAGTGGTTTGGGTTTCACAGAAGTCGAAATAAAACGAGCCATATTTACTCTGAAAAAGTGGCTGAAGAGGTTTATGAAACAGCAAAGGAATTTTTACCAGAGGTCGAATTCCTTCAGTCCCAACTTGAAAAGGTCCTGAAGTCGTGA
- a CDS encoding nucleotidyltransferase substrate binding protein, with product MKSHKFSNFSIALSALEEACKEPIVNDRDVAGIIKSFEFAYELSWNALKEILADQGISTTTPRDVFAKAYQNQFIHTDSEWIELMNDRNRTSHTYDKGFARQMVERIKLSHLPLLLKLKEDLSNFGKQGPKT from the coding sequence ATGAAAAGCCATAAATTTTCAAATTTTTCGATTGCGCTCTCAGCCCTGGAAGAAGCTTGCAAAGAACCCATTGTAAATGATCGCGATGTTGCTGGAATAATAAAGTCCTTTGAATTTGCCTATGAGCTATCTTGGAATGCTCTGAAGGAAATTTTGGCAGATCAAGGCATCTCCACGACAACTCCGCGAGATGTCTTTGCAAAGGCCTACCAAAATCAGTTCATCCACACAGACTCTGAGTGGATTGAGCTCATGAACGATCGAAATCGGACTTCGCATACCTATGACAAAGGATTTGCACGGCAAATGGTTGAACGCATAAAGCTCAGTCATCTTCCCCTGCTCCTGAAGCTGAAGGAAGACCTGTCTAATTTTGGAAAACAAGGACCTAAGACATGA
- a CDS encoding NAD-dependent epimerase/dehydratase family protein: MERMDRRTWLVTGAAGFIGSHLVGRLLGENQKVVGVDNLSTGRWENLQQVLGRLTNGQQKSFSFICDDVGNVRMMERALRGVHVVLHQAAVASVPLSIENPHCVHDTNVTGFLNILNSARNEGVKRVVYASSSAVYGDNPTAIKSEGDLGQLLSPYAVTKFVDELYAAQFHRHYEMETLGLRYFNVYGPRQDPQGAYAAVIPKWIEALRKGDPILIHGDGTTTRDFCHVDDVVAANILGATVTRQSAFGKSYNICSGEETTLSSLAEGLVSLWSKRLPQAPRPEIHYGRFRDGDIYRSCGSYELARKELGFNPRLRLSDGLIGLFDNLGDQ; this comes from the coding sequence ATGGAGAGAATGGATAGAAGGACATGGTTAGTTACGGGAGCGGCGGGATTTATTGGTTCCCACCTAGTGGGACGACTTCTCGGCGAAAACCAAAAAGTGGTCGGAGTTGACAATCTTTCTACCGGCAGGTGGGAGAACCTCCAGCAGGTGTTGGGTCGCCTAACTAACGGCCAACAGAAGAGTTTCTCATTTATCTGTGATGACGTCGGCAATGTGAGAATGATGGAAAGGGCCCTGAGGGGCGTTCATGTCGTTCTTCATCAGGCGGCAGTTGCGTCGGTACCCCTGAGTATCGAAAACCCACATTGCGTCCATGATACGAACGTAACAGGCTTTCTGAATATTTTGAATTCAGCCAGGAATGAGGGTGTTAAGCGCGTGGTTTATGCTTCTAGCAGTGCTGTTTACGGAGATAATCCCACCGCGATTAAGTCAGAAGGTGATTTGGGGCAGTTGCTTTCGCCCTATGCCGTGACAAAATTCGTTGACGAGTTATATGCCGCGCAATTTCATCGTCACTATGAAATGGAAACGCTTGGTCTGAGATATTTTAATGTTTATGGGCCGAGGCAGGACCCGCAAGGGGCCTATGCAGCGGTCATTCCAAAATGGATTGAAGCCCTTCGCAAAGGTGATCCAATTTTGATTCACGGAGACGGAACCACTACGCGGGATTTTTGTCATGTGGATGACGTGGTGGCGGCAAATATTTTGGGAGCCACCGTCACCCGGCAAAGTGCGTTTGGTAAGAGCTATAATATCTGCAGTGGTGAGGAAACGACCTTGAGTTCGCTTGCGGAAGGGCTCGTGAGCCTTTGGAGTAAAAGGCTCCCTCAGGCTCCAAGACCCGAGATACATTACGGTCGCTTTCGCGATGGAGATATTTACAGATCTTGCGGAAGCTACGAATTGGCTCGGAAGGAGTTGGGATTTAATCCCAGACTTCGCCTTTCTGACGGTCTCATCGGCCTGTTCGACAATCTCGGTGATCAGTGA
- a CDS encoding DUF4143 domain-containing protein, with the protein MSPYSKKINRAVSKAPKYYFFDIPRVVTEEARFENLVALSIYKEILYRKDVLGEDYSLHFLRNKNQSEVDFLICHEKRPLMMVEVKLSDKNLENSFHIFEKGLGVLPKIILVKNLYRNFNLKTGIQVVKASRWLEKMDF; encoded by the coding sequence GTGTCCCCCTATTCTAAAAAAATAAATCGTGCCGTTAGCAAGGCTCCCAAATACTATTTTTTCGATATTCCAAGAGTCGTCACTGAAGAGGCTCGATTTGAGAACCTCGTTGCTCTCTCCATTTACAAAGAAATTCTCTATCGTAAAGATGTTTTGGGTGAAGATTATTCCCTACATTTCCTCAGAAACAAGAATCAAAGCGAAGTGGATTTCCTGATCTGTCACGAGAAACGTCCTTTGATGATGGTTGAAGTCAAACTTTCGGATAAGAACCTCGAAAATTCTTTTCACATTTTCGAAAAGGGACTTGGGGTACTACCGAAAATAATACTTGTTAAAAACCTCTACCGCAATTTCAATCTAAAAACCGGCATTCAGGTAGTGAAAGCCAGTAGATGGTTGGAAAAAATGGATTTTTAG
- a CDS encoding type II toxin-antitoxin system HipA family toxin, with translation MMPSKNPKEAFVWIWLPGKTSPVVAGRLVVTTNGIYEFNYGQSYLDSKDAIAIFNDELPLKNGIQYPLTGLSIPGCLRDAAPDAWGRRVIINQIFGRATRDIDIDRLDELTYLLNSGSDRIGALDFQSSADNYIPRLSEGATLEELLSAAEKVEAGEALTPQLGQALLHGSSIGGARPKAQIEETTKKYIAKFSSSTDIFSLVKAEFIAMRLAEKVGLNVAPVRLESVMGKDVLLVLRFDRRRRGNLWERRAMVSALTILRLDEMMARYASYVDLAEKIRHQFTAPKATLKELFGRLVFNIICGNTDDHARNHAAFWDGTQLTLTPAYDICPQIRIANEASQAMKIHGNSSASQLALAKKSHSSFLLSEKDAKKIIEHQIATVRENWESVCEESKINQVDKNLLANRIFLNPFIFE, from the coding sequence ATGATGCCTTCTAAAAATCCTAAAGAAGCCTTCGTGTGGATTTGGTTGCCAGGGAAGACTTCGCCCGTCGTGGCTGGGAGGCTGGTTGTCACGACTAACGGCATTTACGAATTTAACTATGGACAATCGTACTTAGATTCCAAAGATGCGATTGCCATATTTAATGACGAATTGCCGCTAAAGAATGGAATTCAATACCCACTGACTGGTTTGTCGATTCCAGGCTGTCTGAGAGACGCGGCTCCCGATGCATGGGGAAGGCGAGTTATTATCAACCAAATATTTGGAAGAGCAACAAGAGATATCGACATTGATCGACTCGACGAACTGACTTATTTGCTCAATTCAGGCAGTGATCGTATCGGTGCCTTAGACTTCCAATCGTCGGCTGATAATTATATTCCGCGCCTCTCCGAAGGCGCGACTCTTGAAGAGCTCCTGAGTGCAGCCGAAAAAGTTGAAGCTGGTGAAGCACTGACCCCTCAATTAGGGCAAGCCTTGCTTCATGGCAGTTCGATTGGAGGCGCTCGACCAAAAGCCCAGATCGAAGAGACGACTAAAAAATACATCGCCAAGTTTTCATCTTCGACCGATATTTTTAGCCTTGTTAAAGCGGAATTCATCGCCATGCGTTTGGCCGAGAAAGTTGGATTAAATGTAGCTCCTGTTAGGTTAGAGAGTGTTATGGGCAAGGACGTTCTTTTGGTCCTTCGTTTTGATCGACGCCGTCGAGGAAATTTGTGGGAAAGACGAGCGATGGTTTCGGCCTTAACTATTTTAAGACTCGATGAGATGATGGCAAGATACGCAAGCTATGTGGATTTGGCCGAAAAGATCAGGCACCAATTTACCGCCCCTAAGGCTACGCTAAAAGAACTATTCGGCCGATTGGTTTTTAATATTATTTGTGGCAACACCGATGACCATGCTCGCAACCATGCCGCTTTTTGGGATGGAACCCAACTAACACTAACCCCAGCATATGATATTTGTCCCCAAATCCGGATCGCCAATGAAGCTTCCCAAGCGATGAAAATTCATGGCAACTCCAGTGCCAGCCAACTGGCCTTAGCAAAAAAAAGCCATAGTTCCTTTTTGCTATCAGAAAAAGACGCCAAAAAAATCATCGAGCACCAAATAGCTACCGTAAGAGAAAATTGGGAATCTGTTTGCGAAGAATCAAAAATAAACCAAGTAGACAAAAACCTTCTGGCCAATAGAATCTTTTTAAACCCCTTCATTTTCGAGTAG
- a CDS encoding AAA family ATPase, translated as MTSVTSVGLAGNFMIFIQITSIFVGYLFYPCSVRAEVPNKYREILNTVSGSNRPNLDSSSLVEAINDLKQFRYSESFVALCDRYLVELERLDKGGDAETTSGRPDIFDVLNRLVDAIEDLATVHNTNRIFDLREATNELLQAQTDDILKGLPERFDRILNSVNERRTRLPSAAAKPETSEAFSQELAPESSGDDRAVTPEVPAHKLVLDRLDSLEKALKERIKGQPEAVQALVNAESELLIYGRRKKPKVVVLVGPDGTGKETIAKAYTDVLHGYEGAHEKHMFRVPILKRHADLWQVMGAVVGHEGAGKFPHFLAFLAEHSGGRYQVKKRIFLGGNTETYLEEDQNWDPKTVPERGIVFLDGFQNWSSDMKDAFLAQALDTGIFQLNNPTPELSSISVPITFIISTTVNGDRDGRPLSFDQMMEKWRAVGNDPARIRKDLAASHGPVNVHQQGENRGFSQSLLNSFPDDSLVRMRPLGPETLQEIVRQRLQELSESLSAGGAFGKFSLQWSEKLVRFLQEYHYVAENNASPINSRIADLVKRTLTEAFRSGRIEVSDHPRAIHLDVEENPDRTFDLLFKLTANENENENGSPPDRDQNRPAQEFRLRITVTEIDKPKEPISDARIRELLKIPGLLNQRVFGIERVVDRLGTALLTAEESRTGGLTPDTATSPATIFMFVGPPGNGKTQTGKEIAKILGVEPKTIDCSQIQSVSDVKARILGMRDSLGNSVSSEFMKVYDRSNGRLVVILDEIVNAKNALTVLPSLYDILAEPVVRTFTDGEPRVMTHVTFVMTGNVGEGFYGAVPTNIPDINRQAAFQDIHEMMMKDPEKRRRLLERFLTPAFLRRVGFQNIFFYGPLNFKAIRGLFQLKMMEEIERLKPQSDRRGWYVQFRNKESFLRIIEAFEDNGYRIEEQGSSIDLFVKQDFGARLRELLHHNLVSTGSKVVLDFDPVTGMTRDTFNEDVRILHLRVDIFGEPNRTDSDSGKFDRGTGVLPSKTLWLTLKGKETPDIPTRLQVDEVLTAFHEAGHEVVRKVLFGNTRSHKRITLKPGVTEIGEQIVYFLGEAVNNPTKELTFSRAVVLREIAAKFGGDVAQSLLTKGGSGDAGKSNDLERATSLAQTAILRWGLSKKWGPQTMPSDPNVSMESYIAGLPEERKKLLSREVNQWMAEGRELARRALLANLDNLVIPLGSQLLEKLTMEREDLDKFYETHQVFAEGSPEYRNPLRRWTGTALRARLSPFIHSPSTLVPELLPGISTPESVADISSILKQHKEMEVSEVALPPDLPVFEKTNATAGGGTCRSAVLKKAQ; from the coding sequence ATGACTTCAGTTACCTCAGTCGGACTTGCCGGAAACTTTATGATTTTCATCCAGATCACCTCGATTTTTGTTGGATATTTATTCTACCCTTGTTCTGTTCGTGCCGAGGTGCCAAATAAATACAGAGAAATTTTGAATACAGTGAGTGGAAGTAACCGGCCAAATCTAGATTCAAGTTCGCTGGTAGAAGCAATAAATGATCTCAAGCAATTCCGCTACTCGGAGAGTTTTGTGGCTCTCTGTGATCGTTATCTCGTAGAATTAGAGCGGTTAGACAAAGGTGGAGATGCCGAGACCACCAGCGGGCGTCCAGATATTTTTGATGTTTTAAATCGACTGGTAGATGCAATTGAAGATTTGGCGACTGTTCACAATACCAACAGAATCTTTGATCTAAGGGAAGCCACGAACGAGCTTCTACAAGCACAAACGGACGATATCTTGAAGGGTCTCCCAGAGCGCTTCGATAGAATATTAAATTCAGTAAATGAACGACGCACGAGATTGCCCTCCGCAGCGGCAAAGCCTGAGACGAGTGAGGCTTTTTCGCAGGAACTTGCGCCTGAATCTTCTGGGGACGACAGGGCAGTCACGCCCGAGGTGCCGGCCCACAAGCTTGTTTTAGACCGATTGGATAGCTTGGAAAAGGCTCTGAAGGAACGAATAAAGGGGCAGCCTGAAGCCGTGCAGGCCTTGGTGAATGCCGAAAGTGAGCTTCTTATTTATGGTCGGCGCAAGAAGCCCAAAGTCGTGGTTCTCGTGGGGCCTGATGGAACGGGGAAGGAAACAATTGCGAAAGCCTACACGGATGTTCTTCATGGTTACGAAGGCGCTCATGAAAAACATATGTTTCGCGTTCCTATCTTGAAAAGACATGCAGATCTTTGGCAAGTGATGGGGGCTGTCGTAGGCCATGAGGGCGCTGGCAAATTTCCTCATTTCTTGGCTTTTTTAGCGGAGCACTCTGGCGGGCGCTATCAGGTCAAGAAGAGAATCTTCCTTGGTGGAAATACGGAAACCTACTTGGAGGAAGATCAGAACTGGGATCCCAAAACGGTACCGGAGCGGGGGATTGTTTTTCTTGATGGTTTTCAAAATTGGTCCTCTGACATGAAGGACGCCTTTCTGGCACAAGCCCTAGATACAGGAATATTTCAGTTGAACAATCCAACGCCTGAGCTTTCATCGATCTCTGTGCCGATCACTTTCATCATATCCACAACTGTAAACGGGGATAGGGATGGTCGACCTCTCAGTTTTGATCAAATGATGGAGAAGTGGAGGGCCGTGGGGAACGATCCCGCTCGTATTCGAAAGGATTTGGCGGCCAGTCATGGGCCAGTCAATGTGCACCAACAAGGCGAAAATCGAGGATTTTCGCAAAGCCTATTAAATAGTTTTCCAGATGATTCACTTGTGCGGATGCGTCCTCTGGGACCTGAAACCCTTCAAGAGATTGTGAGACAAAGACTGCAAGAATTGAGTGAAAGCCTGAGCGCCGGTGGCGCATTTGGAAAATTCTCTCTTCAGTGGTCCGAGAAACTCGTTAGATTTTTGCAGGAGTATCACTACGTAGCAGAGAACAATGCCTCCCCTATTAACAGTCGGATCGCCGATTTGGTTAAGCGAACTTTGACGGAGGCTTTTCGAAGTGGGAGGATTGAAGTTTCTGATCATCCAAGAGCAATTCACCTCGACGTCGAGGAAAATCCAGATCGGACATTTGATTTGCTGTTTAAATTAACAGCAAACGAAAATGAAAATGAAAATGGAAGTCCGCCTGACAGAGATCAAAATAGACCCGCTCAGGAATTTCGCCTGAGAATCACAGTGACTGAAATTGATAAGCCAAAAGAACCGATTTCGGACGCCAGAATTCGAGAGCTTCTTAAAATCCCAGGTCTCCTGAACCAAAGAGTCTTTGGAATTGAAAGGGTTGTCGATAGATTGGGGACGGCATTGTTAACCGCAGAAGAAAGTCGAACAGGAGGACTCACTCCAGACACAGCGACTTCACCTGCCACTATTTTCATGTTTGTGGGACCTCCTGGCAACGGAAAGACTCAGACGGGAAAGGAAATTGCAAAAATCTTAGGAGTTGAGCCAAAAACGATCGATTGCTCTCAGATACAGTCAGTGAGTGACGTCAAAGCAAGAATCTTGGGTATGCGTGATTCGTTAGGTAATTCTGTTTCTTCCGAATTCATGAAGGTTTATGATCGAAGCAATGGCAGGTTGGTTGTCATCTTAGATGAAATAGTCAACGCTAAAAATGCACTCACCGTTTTGCCCTCTCTCTATGATATTCTGGCTGAGCCGGTTGTGAGAACTTTCACGGACGGAGAACCGCGAGTGATGACTCACGTGACTTTTGTCATGACGGGAAATGTTGGAGAAGGCTTTTACGGGGCAGTTCCAACGAACATTCCTGATATCAACCGTCAGGCGGCTTTCCAGGATATTCATGAAATGATGATGAAAGATCCCGAAAAACGTCGAAGATTGCTTGAGAGATTCCTGACCCCCGCTTTTCTCAGGCGAGTGGGGTTTCAAAATATCTTCTTTTATGGTCCGCTCAATTTCAAGGCCATCCGAGGTCTTTTTCAATTAAAAATGATGGAGGAGATTGAAAGGCTCAAGCCGCAGTCAGATCGAAGGGGTTGGTATGTTCAATTCAGAAATAAGGAATCATTCCTTCGAATCATAGAAGCCTTTGAGGACAATGGGTACAGAATAGAGGAGCAAGGCAGTTCAATTGATCTTTTTGTCAAACAGGACTTCGGAGCTCGATTGCGTGAGCTTCTTCATCATAACTTGGTTTCGACTGGTTCGAAGGTCGTTCTTGATTTTGATCCCGTGACAGGAATGACAAGAGATACTTTTAACGAGGATGTCAGAATTCTACATTTAAGGGTGGATATTTTTGGAGAGCCAAACAGGACGGATTCTGATTCTGGAAAGTTTGATAGAGGTACGGGGGTTCTTCCATCAAAGACCCTCTGGTTGACTCTAAAAGGAAAGGAAACGCCAGATATCCCAACGAGACTTCAAGTTGATGAAGTCTTGACCGCCTTTCACGAAGCCGGACATGAGGTGGTGAGAAAAGTCTTGTTTGGAAATACACGCTCCCACAAGAGAATAACGTTAAAACCGGGTGTTACAGAGATAGGAGAGCAGATTGTCTATTTTCTGGGAGAGGCCGTAAATAATCCTACGAAGGAGTTGACTTTTTCCAGAGCGGTCGTCTTGAGAGAAATCGCCGCTAAGTTTGGAGGAGATGTGGCTCAGTCTCTTTTGACGAAGGGAGGAAGCGGGGACGCCGGTAAGAGCAATGACTTGGAACGAGCCACCAGCCTTGCCCAGACGGCCATACTGAGATGGGGTCTTTCAAAAAAATGGGGGCCACAAACGATGCCGAGCGACCCAAATGTATCGATGGAGTCTTATATCGCTGGACTTCCCGAAGAGCGAAAGAAACTATTGTCTAGAGAAGTCAATCAATGGATGGCCGAAGGAAGGGAACTTGCAAGGAGAGCTCTTTTGGCAAACTTGGACAACCTGGTCATTCCACTGGGATCCCAGTTACTGGAGAAGCTTACAATGGAAAGGGAGGATCTCGACAAATTTTATGAAACTCACCAAGTTTTTGCTGAGGGTTCTCCTGAATACAGGAATCCCTTGAGAAGGTGGACAGGCACGGCTTTGCGAGCGAGGTTGAGTCCCTTCATTCATTCGCCCTCGACTTTGGTCCCAGAACTTCTTCCCGGAATTTCGACTCCAGAAAGTGTTGCTGACATTTCTTCAATTCTTAAACAACATAAGGAAATGGAGGTTTCAGAAGTTGCGTTGCCACCCGATCTTCCAGTTTTTGAGAAGACGAATGCTACTGCCGGTGGGGGAACATGCCGAAGCGCAGTTTTGAAGAAGGCTCAGTAG
- a CDS encoding exopolysaccharide biosynthesis polyprenyl glycosylphosphotransferase: protein MSNRFSPAPFYKLVLLALDCFGFYAAFQAAYYLRLGGWVGPELLVKLSPCLLLTLILMYIFDVYKLQDRLHFFRDLLRLTLALAISGATVILGAYLFGVKGFGGLTGRGVLLGAYVIFAIWSGVWRVILHARVKGLEQKSRWLVIGTRDYLQHFLHDYEKSSHDVQLVCLTEQPSDFEAEFVGDRGFEKYFEKYVKGTWAEVSSRLQEEWRGIVIATGQRIPEDLVGQLMSARFHGTHIYDLSDFYEIVWRKVPVYYLEGSWFALSQGFHLLHNPIGLRLKRVGDIFCAGVILILGFPLMAFSAFVVWITSGGPVIYTQERCGLNGDGFTIYKFRSMRIDAEKDGAKWAQKSDARVTSWGRFMRAARIDELPQIWNIFRGDMSFIGPRPERPEFIKDLINKIPYYNFRHLVRPGLSGWAQVMYPYGATVEDAKEKLQYELFYIKNYSILLDLLVILKTATVVMFGKGR from the coding sequence ATGTCCAATCGATTTTCACCTGCCCCATTTTATAAGCTGGTACTTCTTGCTCTTGATTGTTTTGGATTTTACGCGGCTTTTCAGGCGGCCTATTATCTTCGTTTGGGAGGCTGGGTCGGTCCGGAACTTCTCGTGAAGTTGTCTCCTTGCCTGCTTTTGACTCTTATTTTGATGTACATCTTTGATGTCTACAAACTCCAAGACAGGTTGCACTTTTTTCGAGATCTTTTGCGATTGACACTGGCTCTTGCGATTTCGGGTGCGACAGTTATTTTGGGCGCCTACTTATTTGGAGTGAAGGGTTTTGGTGGCCTCACCGGCCGAGGTGTTTTGCTCGGCGCTTACGTTATTTTTGCGATTTGGTCTGGTGTGTGGCGAGTGATTCTGCACGCGCGAGTGAAGGGTCTTGAGCAAAAATCCCGCTGGCTTGTGATCGGCACGCGAGATTACCTTCAACATTTTTTGCACGATTACGAGAAGTCTTCTCATGATGTTCAGTTGGTGTGTTTGACCGAACAGCCGTCTGATTTTGAAGCAGAGTTTGTGGGCGATCGGGGTTTTGAAAAATATTTTGAAAAATATGTGAAGGGAACATGGGCTGAGGTTTCTTCGCGTCTCCAGGAGGAATGGCGCGGCATTGTGATTGCCACCGGTCAGCGGATTCCAGAAGATTTGGTTGGTCAATTGATGAGCGCTCGGTTTCACGGAACTCATATTTATGATCTCTCAGATTTTTACGAAATAGTCTGGCGAAAAGTGCCGGTCTATTATCTAGAGGGGAGTTGGTTTGCTTTAAGTCAGGGATTTCATCTTCTCCACAATCCCATCGGTCTTCGACTCAAGCGTGTGGGCGATATTTTCTGCGCGGGTGTCATATTGATTTTGGGATTTCCGCTAATGGCTTTTTCTGCGTTTGTGGTTTGGATCACAAGTGGAGGCCCTGTCATATACACTCAAGAACGCTGTGGACTCAATGGCGATGGGTTCACAATTTACAAGTTTCGTTCGATGAGAATTGACGCCGAAAAGGACGGTGCTAAGTGGGCTCAGAAAAGCGATGCTCGCGTGACCTCCTGGGGTCGATTTATGCGCGCGGCCCGCATTGATGAATTACCTCAAATATGGAACATTTTTCGTGGTGACATGAGTTTTATCGGCCCAAGACCAGAGAGGCCCGAGTTTATCAAAGATCTCATCAACAAAATTCCCTATTATAATTTTCGTCACCTCGTTCGTCCGGGTCTTAGCGGTTGGGCTCAGGTCATGTATCCTTACGGAGCCACAGTCGAAGACGCGAAAGAGAAACTCCAATACGAGCTCTTTTACATAAAAAACTATTCAATCTTGCTTGATTTATTGGTGATCCTTAAAACTGCAACAGTAGTTATGTTTGGCAAGGGACGCTGA
- a CDS encoding nucleotidyltransferase domain-containing protein — translation MRPPIVGLKNEEWSFIERNLERFLPKGSTVYLFGSRYRGDHKLYSDLDMSIHTQKEAKLNRAWLGALEDIFADSDIPYKIDLSDFDSLDEKFQEHIRNNSTQISI, via the coding sequence GTGAGGCCCCCCATCGTCGGTCTCAAGAATGAAGAGTGGTCTTTCATTGAGCGGAATCTTGAAAGATTTCTGCCCAAGGGAAGTACCGTTTATCTCTTCGGGAGCCGCTACCGAGGGGACCACAAACTTTATTCAGATTTGGATATGAGCATCCACACACAAAAAGAGGCAAAATTAAATCGTGCCTGGCTTGGCGCCCTTGAAGATATTTTCGCCGATAGTGATATTCCATACAAAATTGATCTTTCGGACTTTGACTCACTTGACGAAAAATTCCAGGAACACATTAGGAACAACTCCACACAGATTTCTATTTAG
- a CDS encoding nucleotidyltransferase domain-containing protein yields the protein MDSKNCYPKSNDPILAAIIQKFDHRISKGKLFLFGSRARGDFRDRSDYDLAVADALDDEFNYFLMDMTEPDFTLLKIDVVNQAHLSDDFKNVIAREGTLLYEKP from the coding sequence ATGGATAGTAAAAATTGTTATCCTAAAAGCAATGATCCGATCCTTGCGGCCATCATCCAAAAATTCGACCATCGAATTTCTAAGGGAAAGCTTTTCCTCTTTGGTTCGAGAGCAAGAGGAGATTTTCGCGACAGGTCAGATTATGACCTTGCCGTCGCAGATGCATTAGATGACGAATTCAATTACTTCTTGATGGACATGACTGAACCAGATTTTACGCTTTTGAAAATTGACGTAGTTAATCAAGCCCATTTATCAGACGATTTCAAGAATGTGATCGCACGAGAGGGAACCCTACTTTATGAAAAGCCATAA
- a CDS encoding TIGR03546 family protein: protein MGLILKQVFQFIKLLNSENGTNQIAAGLAAGFILGMTPALSLQTLFVFVCIFLFRIQAGAAMVSAGFFSFAGYLLDPVFDLVGRKVLELSQLQETFVFLYNLPIVPFTRFNNSIVMGSGVFTIVASPFVFVIARMLVLKYQKVILERFKNTKIWKGVQATALYKWYFKYDQLYGA from the coding sequence ATGGGATTAATCCTTAAACAGGTCTTTCAATTCATTAAACTCTTGAATTCTGAAAACGGAACCAATCAAATTGCAGCAGGTCTCGCTGCCGGATTCATTTTGGGAATGACTCCCGCGCTATCTCTTCAAACGCTTTTCGTCTTTGTTTGCATCTTCCTTTTTAGAATTCAAGCGGGAGCTGCAATGGTTTCTGCTGGATTTTTTTCGTTTGCGGGCTATCTCCTTGATCCTGTTTTTGACCTGGTTGGAAGGAAGGTTCTCGAGTTGTCACAACTCCAGGAGACATTTGTTTTTTTATACAATCTTCCCATTGTTCCCTTCACTCGGTTCAATAATTCCATCGTCATGGGCTCTGGTGTTTTTACGATCGTCGCCAGTCCCTTTGTTTTTGTGATCGCCCGTATGTTAGTTTTGAAATATCAAAAGGTCATTTTGGAGCGGTTTAAAAACACCAAGATTTGGAAGGGCGTTCAGGCTACTGCACTTTACAAGTGGTATTTCAAATACGACCAGCTTTACGGAGCCTGA